The following proteins are encoded in a genomic region of Enterocloster clostridioformis:
- a CDS encoding IS630 family transposase — translation MPKSATPIFLSNDDKSYLKSILQKGTVEARVHRRAKILLLKSDGMADEAIADKLDISRPTVKLCLKKYMESGVKAAMEDSKGRGRRIEITDDAKAWVINIACQKPSAFGLPAELWYPLSLTRYINSVAEQEGYPRMATASEFSIRKILRKAMLNPHKVTYYCEKRDPDFEKKMHDVLVIYKQVELRFDENGSLIPFAGDEEPVHTLSYDEKPGIQAIATTTGDRPPAASTEKMSTVQRDYEYKRLGTLSLLAAIDLLTGEAIPLVSNTHKSSDFVTFLKILDEKYPKGDKIRLILDNHSAHTSRETQEYLNTVPGRFEFVFTPTHGSWLNMVEGFFSKMTRQMLSGIRVGSKKELKERILKYFEEINEVPVPYKWKYRLDTIDLSEEDVGTIVYEVVNAKAASPENQGKRAPKARTRKPRNQITTNA, via the coding sequence ATGCCAAAGAGTGCTACGCCTATTTTTCTTTCCAATGATGATAAGTCATATTTAAAGTCCATTCTACAGAAGGGGACTGTTGAAGCCAGAGTCCACAGGAGAGCCAAAATCCTCTTATTAAAATCAGATGGCATGGCAGATGAAGCCATTGCTGACAAACTCGATATTTCGAGACCGACGGTAAAGCTCTGCCTGAAAAAATATATGGAATCAGGCGTAAAAGCTGCCATGGAAGACAGTAAAGGCCGTGGCCGCAGGATTGAAATTACCGATGATGCAAAGGCATGGGTAATCAATATTGCCTGCCAAAAGCCTTCCGCATTCGGCCTCCCGGCAGAGTTATGGTATCCATTGAGCCTTACCCGCTACATCAATTCCGTTGCTGAACAGGAAGGATATCCCCGTATGGCGACAGCATCTGAGTTTTCTATCCGGAAGATACTTAGGAAAGCAATGCTTAATCCCCATAAGGTCACCTATTATTGTGAAAAACGGGATCCTGACTTTGAAAAGAAGATGCATGATGTGCTGGTCATTTACAAACAGGTTGAACTCCGCTTTGATGAAAATGGAAGTTTGATTCCGTTTGCCGGTGATGAAGAGCCGGTACATACATTATCCTATGATGAAAAGCCCGGGATCCAAGCGATTGCCACCACAACCGGGGACAGGCCCCCGGCTGCCAGTACGGAAAAAATGTCCACCGTACAGCGTGATTATGAGTATAAACGTCTGGGGACGCTCTCCCTATTGGCAGCGATTGACCTGTTGACCGGGGAAGCTATCCCACTGGTAAGCAATACTCATAAAAGCAGCGATTTTGTAACATTCCTTAAAATATTGGATGAGAAATACCCAAAAGGGGACAAAATACGGCTTATACTGGATAACCACTCCGCCCATACATCCAGGGAGACACAGGAATATCTGAATACAGTTCCTGGAAGGTTTGAATTTGTGTTCACACCCACACATGGCTCCTGGCTGAATATGGTGGAAGGCTTTTTCAGCAAAATGACCCGCCAGATGTTGTCCGGGATTCGTGTAGGCTCGAAAAAGGAACTAAAGGAACGGATTTTGAAATACTTTGAAGAAATCAATGAGGTTCCCGTCCCCTACAAATGGAAATACCGCTTGGACACGATTGATCTTTCGGAAGAGGATGTGGGCACAATCGTCTATGAAGTTGTAAATGCGAAAGCAGCAAGTCCTGAAAACCAAGGGAAACGTGCGCCCAAAGCACGGACACGTAAGCCAAGAAATCAGATTACTACCAATGCTTAA
- a CDS encoding ATP-binding protein, whose protein sequence is MLIIDEGLLLKLTEAEARNLFELIHKRRKKFSTIFCS, encoded by the coding sequence GTGTTGATTATTGATGAGGGGCTGCTTCTTAAGCTGACAGAAGCCGAAGCCAGAAACCTTTTTGAACTGATACACAAAAGACGCAAGAAATTTTCAACAATCTTTTGTTCCTAG